In the genome of Rhodoplanes sp. Z2-YC6860, one region contains:
- a CDS encoding FAD-dependent monooxygenase — translation MNTHADQKAISGHPVVIAGGGPTGLMLAGELALAGVDVAIVERRASQDLQGTRAGGLHSRTIEVLDQRGIADRFLSQGRVAQVAGFGGTSLDISDFPTRHPYGLALWQNHIERILAGWVDELKVPIYREREVTGFAQDSTGVDVELSDRRSLRAKYLVGCDGGRSVVRKAAGIAFPGSDPTVSFLIAEVEMTGEPEWGVRHDTIGIHGLLRLPEGPVRVVLTERQLGPAGEPTLGDLRDALIAVYGTDYGVHSPTWISRFTDMARQAAVYRDGRVLLAGDAAHVHNPVGGQGLNTGVQDAVNLGWKLAQVIHRASPESLLDTYHDERHPIAARVLRTTLAQIALRRTDEHTKALNGVVAELLGMDEPRKRYAAMMSGLDIRYDLGEGHPLLGRRMPDLDLVTAGGPSRLYVLLHRAKPLLLNLGDGAGFDISPWADRVRLVNAKCTAEWQLPVLGAVPAPSAVLIRPDGYVAWVGDRIQRGLPEALTTWFGPAAAA, via the coding sequence ATGAACACTCATGCCGATCAGAAGGCCATCTCCGGGCATCCGGTGGTGATCGCCGGAGGCGGTCCGACCGGGCTGATGCTCGCGGGCGAGTTGGCGCTGGCGGGCGTCGACGTCGCCATCGTCGAGCGGCGCGCCAGCCAGGACCTCCAGGGGACGCGCGCCGGCGGTCTGCATTCACGCACCATCGAGGTGCTCGATCAGCGCGGCATTGCCGACCGGTTCCTCTCGCAGGGGCGCGTGGCCCAGGTCGCGGGCTTCGGTGGGACGTCGCTGGACATCAGCGATTTCCCCACGCGCCATCCCTACGGGCTGGCGCTCTGGCAGAACCACATCGAGCGCATCCTCGCCGGCTGGGTGGATGAGCTGAAGGTGCCGATCTACCGCGAACGCGAGGTGACCGGCTTTGCGCAGGACAGCACCGGCGTGGATGTCGAGCTGTCCGATCGCCGGTCGCTGCGCGCGAAGTATCTGGTCGGCTGCGACGGCGGACGCAGCGTGGTGCGCAAGGCGGCCGGCATCGCGTTCCCAGGCTCGGACCCGACCGTGAGTTTCCTGATCGCCGAGGTCGAAATGACCGGGGAGCCGGAATGGGGCGTGCGCCACGACACCATCGGCATCCACGGCCTTCTCCGGTTGCCGGAAGGGCCGGTGCGGGTTGTCTTGACCGAACGGCAGCTCGGCCCGGCCGGCGAGCCTACGCTCGGCGATCTCAGAGACGCGCTCATCGCCGTCTACGGAACCGATTACGGTGTGCACAGCCCCACCTGGATTTCGCGGTTCACCGACATGGCGCGGCAGGCTGCCGTCTACCGCGATGGCCGTGTGCTGTTGGCGGGCGATGCCGCACACGTGCACAACCCAGTGGGAGGGCAGGGCCTCAACACCGGCGTGCAGGATGCGGTGAACCTCGGATGGAAGCTCGCCCAGGTGATCCACCGGGCATCGCCGGAGAGCCTGCTCGACACCTATCATGACGAGCGCCATCCAATCGCGGCCCGCGTGCTGCGCACCACCCTGGCGCAGATCGCGCTTCGCCGCACCGATGAGCACACCAAGGCGCTGAATGGCGTCGTTGCCGAGCTTCTCGGCATGGACGAGCCGCGCAAGCGGTACGCCGCGATGATGTCGGGTCTGGATATCCGCTACGACCTTGGCGAGGGGCATCCGCTGCTCGGCCGGCGCATGCCCGATCTCGACCTCGTGACCGCCGGCGGTCCCTCGCGCCTGTACGTGCTGCTGCATCGCGCGAAGCCGCTGCTGCTCAATCTCGGCGATGGGGCAGGCTTCGATATTTCGCCATGGGCGGACCGGGTTCGGCTGGTCAATGCCAAGTGCACCGCCGAGTGGCAGCTTCCGGTGCTCGGTGCTGTGCCTGCTCCGAGTGCCGTGTTGATCCGTCCTGATGGATACGTGGCCTGGGTGGGAGATCGCATCCAGCGCGGTCTGCCGGAAGCGCTCACCACTTGGTTCGGCCCCGCTGCTGCGGCCTAG